A genomic region of Oscillatoria sp. FACHB-1407 contains the following coding sequences:
- a CDS encoding glycosyltransferase family 4 protein, with the protein MSSDLPIHFFTIVLNGEPFIRYHLNIFQQLPFTWHWHIVEGVADLKHDTAWSVQLGGQVTSDIHQQGRSLDGTSEYLDEVAAQHPDRITVYRKPLGEFWDGKREMVNAPLVNIQEECLLWQVDVDELWTVEQLVTAHQMFATHPEKTAAFYWCWYFVGADLIISTRNCYAQNPEQDWLRTWRYRPGYVWAAHEPPQLAEPLPDGTWRDVAGVNPFRHAETEANGLIFQHFAYVLPAQLQFKERYYGYAGALSQWQTLQHETHFPVRLRRYFSWVHDLTMVDRAATKGVVPIAHPDPTGAWQFRSSDALHAEVKTPSSFTPLVAIDGVFFQLYKTGIARVWRSLLEEWVANGFANNLVVLDRAGTAPEIPGIHYYPIQPYNAKDSEGDRQMLQRVCDTLGVEVFISTYFTTPLSTPSVVLVYDMIPEVMGEGQTHPIVQAKQRAIAQATRHLAISQNTAEDVVRFSPQPLASPVEVAYCAVSKTFRPAGEAAIAQFRRKYGVNKPYFVVIGADNPSVYKNNQLFFQAFANLASKTGFDLVCTAFEPQLPDGWRASTTGVTVHLLRLTDAELAVAYSGAIALVYPSKYEGFGMPILEAMACGCPVITCPNSSIPEVAGEAALYVDDTDADALAEALCDVQKPKIRHALIESGLQRSHLFSWATMATIVQSVLMEVTLRDLPLRDTNILVLVDWQQPEDVLYEQLGEAIAALLTHPNQETMTFLIDISDLPEAIDVDFLLADVVVAIAMQYDLDIEEPGVAPLPYLTAPQWQVLTPRLSGFIQLGKVSSAIATQIEQSQLRQLALTQDLRY; encoded by the coding sequence ATGTCCTCTGACCTACCCATCCACTTTTTCACGATTGTCTTAAACGGCGAACCCTTCATTCGCTACCATCTCAACATCTTTCAACAGCTTCCCTTTACCTGGCACTGGCACATTGTTGAGGGAGTCGCTGATTTAAAGCACGACACTGCCTGGAGTGTGCAATTGGGTGGACAGGTCACCTCCGACATTCACCAACAGGGACGCAGCCTCGATGGCACGAGTGAATATCTCGATGAGGTAGCCGCACAGCATCCAGACCGTATCACCGTTTATCGCAAGCCCTTGGGCGAGTTTTGGGATGGCAAACGGGAAATGGTCAATGCGCCGTTGGTCAACATCCAGGAAGAGTGCCTTTTATGGCAGGTCGATGTTGATGAACTGTGGACAGTTGAACAGTTGGTAACGGCTCACCAGATGTTTGCGACTCACCCCGAAAAAACCGCCGCCTTTTATTGGTGCTGGTATTTTGTGGGAGCAGACCTGATCATCAGTACGCGCAATTGCTATGCACAAAACCCAGAGCAGGACTGGCTCCGTACCTGGCGATACCGTCCAGGGTATGTATGGGCAGCACACGAACCGCCCCAACTGGCGGAACCTCTACCCGATGGAACCTGGCGCGATGTCGCCGGAGTCAACCCTTTTCGTCATGCAGAAACCGAGGCAAATGGGTTGATCTTTCAGCACTTCGCCTATGTGTTGCCAGCACAACTGCAATTCAAGGAGCGGTATTACGGCTACGCAGGGGCACTGTCTCAATGGCAGACCTTACAACATGAAACCCATTTTCCGGTGCGGTTGCGGCGTTACTTCTCTTGGGTTCACGACCTGACTATGGTCGATCGCGCAGCGACAAAGGGAGTCGTGCCGATCGCCCACCCAGACCCGACCGGAGCATGGCAGTTCCGCTCCTCTGATGCGTTACATGCTGAGGTCAAGACTCCATCCAGCTTTACACCGCTTGTTGCGATCGATGGTGTGTTCTTTCAACTCTATAAAACGGGAATTGCGCGAGTGTGGCGATCGCTCCTGGAGGAGTGGGTAGCGAATGGCTTTGCTAACAACCTGGTGGTACTCGATCGAGCAGGCACCGCACCAGAAATTCCCGGCATTCACTACTACCCGATACAACCCTACAACGCTAAAGACAGTGAAGGCGATCGCCAGATGTTGCAACGAGTCTGCGACACATTGGGGGTAGAGGTATTTATCTCAACCTATTTCACCACACCGCTGTCAACGCCTTCAGTGGTACTGGTTTACGACATGATCCCAGAGGTGATGGGAGAAGGACAAACCCACCCCATTGTGCAAGCAAAACAACGGGCGATCGCCCAGGCTACAAGGCATCTGGCAATTTCTCAAAACACAGCAGAGGACGTTGTGCGATTTTCGCCCCAACCGTTAGCAAGTCCGGTTGAGGTGGCGTATTGTGCAGTCAGCAAGACCTTTAGACCGGCGGGGGAAGCGGCGATCGCTCAATTTCGGCGCAAGTACGGCGTTAACAAGCCTTACTTCGTGGTGATCGGAGCAGATAACCCCAGCGTTTACAAAAACAATCAGCTATTCTTTCAGGCATTTGCCAATCTCGCCAGCAAGACCGGGTTTGACCTCGTGTGTACGGCATTTGAACCCCAACTTCCCGACGGGTGGCGAGCAAGCACCACCGGAGTTACAGTTCACTTGCTGCGGCTCACCGATGCTGAACTCGCTGTTGCCTATAGCGGAGCGATCGCCCTGGTGTATCCCTCCAAATATGAGGGCTTTGGGATGCCGATTTTAGAGGCGATGGCGTGTGGTTGTCCAGTGATTACCTGTCCCAATTCTTCTATTCCTGAAGTCGCCGGAGAAGCCGCCTTGTATGTAGATGACACCGATGCCGATGCACTGGCAGAAGCTCTGTGCGATGTCCAGAAACCGAAGATTCGTCACGCCCTGATTGAGTCAGGATTGCAGCGATCGCACCTGTTTTCCTGGGCGACCATGGCAACGATTGTGCAATCGGTGTTGATGGAGGTTACTCTGCGTGACTTACCCCTGCGCGACACCAACATTCTGGTGCTGGTTGACTGGCAACAACCAGAAGATGTGCTGTATGAGCAATTGGGAGAGGCGATCGCTGCCCTGTTAACCCATCCCAATCAGGAAACCATGACCTTCTTGATCGACATCAGCGACTTACCAGAGGCGATCGATGTGGACTTTTTGTTGGCCGATGTAGTGGTGGCGATCGCCATGCAGTATGACCTCGACATTGAGGAACCCGGTGTCGCTCCATTGCCATACTTGACGGCACCTCAATGGCAGGTACTAACACCTCGCTTGAGCGGATTTATCCAACTGGGGAAAGTATCTTCAGCGATCGCTACTCAGATCGAGCAATCCCAATTACGGCAATTGGCATTAACTCAGGACTTACGCTACTAA
- a CDS encoding FkbM family methyltransferase has protein sequence MAIFLPSLKRNGRLDTLHVTVCLVGSRKLAIEDDYGSQGWSVFAPNLTIYGFDPDEEACQRANDNLQVRQVNWVEKHIPLALWSTSGQQTLYITQEPACSSLYPPSEAYINRYLANAEAIRLASTTDIKTTTLDAFCQSEAVHEIDFIQLDVQGGELQVLQGATAILERVSAIRTEVEFTELYVGQSLFGDMDQHLRQQGFSLFDLSNLNHGLRRVPVASETHPGGLIWADAFYFRDWIQTPIQDPDKLLKLACIADITDFPDYALELLVYLTLNYGQETRYNFTNEILESLSQIPELVRQGVRSLPTVQAMLAFNDTCAGSGAVSNSVDHLQQRALTAFLLDEYEQATQQYEQLIELAPEIRSSYWYLGLILLLQGHEAEAQTTWFLRMADATEAELEAWTGELVDILFVEYQRRIAVDDGAIAWAIEQHLRELAPQYFVEPAREERVKYSYLDEESRIEYYLDRLNELDQESPYCVDIAASDGITMSNTYFLFKQGWSGLAVEGDRERFAQLALRYREFPSVDLSKCFVTPKNVVSLLTAHQVPKQFSFLNLDIDSYDYYVLEELLKDFRPLLICAEINEKVPPPVKFTVNWDENHVYTGDHFYGQSICQLYLLCQKYNYDLVELHYNNAFLIPSELNPLPALSPEDAYQQGYVERGDRQEKFPWNADVEEWLHLSPDEVRDRIHTFFAQYHGQFTCTI, from the coding sequence ATGGCTATATTTCTTCCCAGTCTCAAGCGCAATGGACGGTTAGACACCTTACACGTCACAGTTTGCTTAGTCGGTTCTCGGAAGCTGGCGATCGAGGATGATTATGGCAGCCAGGGGTGGAGCGTTTTTGCCCCAAATCTGACGATATACGGATTTGATCCCGATGAGGAAGCCTGTCAACGGGCGAACGACAATTTGCAAGTGAGGCAGGTTAACTGGGTTGAAAAGCATATTCCACTGGCGTTGTGGAGTACATCGGGACAACAAACCCTGTATATCACTCAAGAGCCTGCTTGCAGTTCGCTGTATCCACCCAGTGAAGCCTATATCAATCGTTATCTGGCAAATGCAGAGGCAATTCGATTAGCGTCTACGACTGACATTAAAACCACAACGCTAGATGCGTTTTGCCAGTCCGAGGCAGTTCACGAGATTGACTTCATTCAACTGGATGTACAGGGTGGAGAGTTGCAGGTATTACAGGGCGCAACCGCAATTCTAGAGCGTGTTTCAGCCATTCGTACTGAAGTGGAATTTACAGAACTCTATGTCGGGCAATCGCTGTTTGGCGATATGGATCAACACCTGCGCCAACAAGGGTTTTCGCTGTTTGATTTGAGCAACTTGAATCATGGACTGCGACGAGTTCCCGTAGCGTCTGAGACCCATCCGGGTGGGTTGATTTGGGCAGATGCTTTTTACTTTCGCGATTGGATTCAAACCCCAATTCAAGATCCTGACAAGTTGCTCAAGTTGGCGTGTATTGCAGATATCACGGACTTTCCCGACTATGCTCTGGAATTGCTGGTGTATCTAACGCTCAACTATGGGCAAGAGACACGTTACAACTTCACTAACGAAATTTTAGAGAGTCTGTCTCAAATTCCTGAACTGGTGAGGCAGGGCGTGCGATCGCTCCCCACGGTTCAAGCTATGCTGGCGTTTAATGATACCTGCGCTGGCTCAGGGGCGGTTAGCAATTCAGTAGACCACTTACAACAACGCGCGTTGACAGCTTTTCTGCTGGACGAGTATGAGCAAGCCACGCAACAGTACGAGCAATTAATTGAGTTAGCCCCTGAGATCCGATCCAGTTACTGGTATTTGGGTTTAATCTTGCTGTTGCAAGGTCACGAGGCTGAAGCGCAGACCACCTGGTTTCTCAGGATGGCAGATGCTACTGAGGCAGAACTTGAAGCCTGGACAGGTGAGCTAGTTGATATTTTGTTTGTGGAATATCAGCGACGGATTGCTGTGGATGATGGGGCGATCGCCTGGGCCATTGAGCAGCATTTGCGGGAATTGGCTCCTCAGTATTTTGTGGAGCCTGCTCGTGAGGAGCGAGTTAAATATTCCTATTTAGATGAGGAGAGCCGAATTGAATATTACCTCGATCGCCTCAATGAGTTAGATCAGGAATCTCCGTATTGTGTAGACATTGCAGCCAGTGATGGCATTACGATGTCTAATACCTATTTTTTGTTTAAGCAGGGGTGGTCAGGGTTAGCTGTGGAAGGCGATCGCGAACGATTTGCTCAACTGGCTTTACGCTATCGCGAATTCCCCAGTGTTGATCTCAGTAAGTGTTTTGTCACTCCAAAAAATGTCGTTTCACTCCTCACAGCCCATCAAGTCCCAAAACAATTTAGCTTCTTAAATCTGGACATTGATAGTTATGACTATTACGTTCTAGAAGAACTGCTGAAGGACTTTCGCCCGTTGCTAATTTGTGCTGAGATTAACGAAAAGGTTCCTCCTCCTGTGAAATTTACGGTGAATTGGGATGAGAACCATGTATACACAGGTGATCACTTTTATGGACAAAGTATTTGTCAGTTGTATCTACTCTGCCAGAAATACAACTACGACTTAGTTGAGTTGCACTACAACAACGCATTTTTGATTCCATCAGAGTTGAATCCGTTACCTGCCCTCTCGCCAGAAGATGCCTACCAACAGGGTTATGTGGAACGGGGCGATCGCCAGGAGAAGTTTCCCTGGAATGCTGACGTAGAAGAGTGGTTACATCTCTCACCTGACGAAGTGCGCGATCGCATTCACACATTTTTCGCTCAATACCATGGTCAGTTTACCTGCACAATTTAG
- a CDS encoding tetratricopeptide repeat protein, which translates to MALTQTQRRTFIFVSGVLFLGSMAASTVNLVVTGLLPTESAPVVSEESSIEAQVRGYELVLQREPNNITALEGLANTRLEMNDPKGAIAPLEKLVKLNPDNADYAAQLAEARQQAGNP; encoded by the coding sequence ATGGCTCTGACTCAAACGCAACGACGGACGTTCATATTCGTTTCGGGTGTCCTGTTTTTAGGCTCTATGGCGGCGAGCACGGTTAATCTGGTTGTGACAGGTCTTTTGCCAACCGAGTCTGCTCCTGTCGTCAGCGAAGAGTCATCCATCGAGGCGCAAGTACGGGGATATGAACTGGTCTTGCAACGAGAACCTAACAATATTACTGCTTTAGAAGGGCTAGCCAACACACGGTTAGAGATGAACGATCCTAAAGGGGCGATCGCACCTCTCGAAAAACTGGTTAAACTGAATCCTGATAACGCTGACTACGCAGCACAACTCGCTGAGGCACGCCAACAAGCGGGCAATCCATAG
- a CDS encoding FkbM family methyltransferase, which translates to MPIFLPILKSSGQLNQLHITVCNVGSRKINTQDDYASVGWNIFAPNLTIYGFDADPEACDAANADLEARQVNWIEKHVPLALSNAPGESTLYVTQHPMCSSLYPPNEPYLSRFSGLPELVNLDFTVEIETTTLDEFCQQEAVTDIDFLQIDVQGADLLVLQGGQNLLERSVLAVQIEVEFSPLYSNQPLFSDVDTFLRSRDFSLFHLASSHRVRMRSPIQSFSHPGQLLWADAFYFRDLLRSDFDRTQLKTPEQLFKLACIADVMDFPDYALELLEALTLQYGDNPDYNCADAIVMGLANFSELKAQGLEQLPIVENVRQYLSDSAIALLKS; encoded by the coding sequence ATGCCAATTTTTCTTCCCATCTTGAAAAGCAGCGGTCAACTCAATCAACTCCACATCACCGTTTGCAATGTTGGCTCTCGCAAAATCAATACTCAAGACGACTATGCCAGCGTGGGTTGGAATATTTTTGCTCCCAATCTCACCATCTATGGGTTTGACGCTGATCCCGAAGCTTGCGATGCGGCCAATGCTGACTTAGAGGCTCGCCAGGTCAACTGGATTGAAAAGCATGTTCCTCTGGCGTTGAGCAACGCTCCCGGAGAAAGCACGCTCTATGTCACTCAGCACCCCATGTGCAGTTCGTTGTATCCCCCTAACGAACCTTATTTGAGCCGCTTTAGTGGATTGCCAGAGTTGGTTAATTTAGACTTCACTGTTGAAATCGAAACCACAACTCTGGATGAGTTTTGTCAGCAAGAAGCCGTTACTGATATTGATTTTCTGCAAATTGATGTGCAGGGGGCAGACCTGTTGGTGTTGCAGGGGGGGCAGAATCTGCTGGAACGCAGCGTTTTAGCCGTGCAGATTGAGGTTGAGTTCAGTCCGCTCTACAGTAATCAACCGCTGTTCAGCGATGTGGATACCTTCTTGCGATCGCGCGATTTCAGCTTATTTCATCTGGCGTCGTCTCATCGGGTAAGAATGCGATCGCCCATTCAATCCTTCTCTCATCCGGGGCAATTGTTGTGGGCAGATGCGTTTTACTTCCGCGATTTGCTGCGCTCTGACTTTGACCGCACCCAACTCAAAACACCAGAGCAACTGTTCAAACTGGCATGTATCGCTGATGTTATGGACTTTCCTGACTATGCCCTGGAATTGCTAGAAGCCCTGACACTGCAATACGGCGACAACCCCGACTACAACTGTGCTGATGCCATTGTGATGGGGCTTGCTAATTTCTCAGAACTCAAAGCTCAGGGATTGGAGCAATTACCGATTGTGGAAAATGTGCGGCAATACTTGAGTGACAGTGCGATCGCCCTGTTGAAGTCGTAA
- a CDS encoding FkbM family methyltransferase: MTPSSSTPAIEPYWQYVHDNCPELTIHSIINLATDLESVSWDEPTTAIELNNLAVLALIEAEQSDSPELRAINLEMAIDALQRGVALNQHPLCAAHLAIAQCMLGDREAAAHSAYSQLISTLQPLFNSVDRLPLGLVYLPLQWRNLAIARQEQFHQLLHVEDGYNQAILLFIEVLCQAQVVFYNTVGLRFLQLASQLSPQTAYVNFKLGLASLIQQQWEGLLYLQRARKLAFDHPAVLQAMYLAYREPEHPKAGEYWLNLARNHAQRHPEANVWKWAQLPAESPMTYVPFEQMALAVEPNLRSIVTSVLLAEGDWFEAEMEFWREQIEPGMTVIDVGANVGVYTFSAAQRVGATGRVLAVEPFSGCVRCLQETCKTNDLPWVTVCAGAASDRNTTLRLSLRSASELNRVVTADEELETSEFEEIPCFTLDHLIERENLSRVDWLKIDAEGHELQVLQGSDRLLTDFAPKILYENVAGLSAEDEDASNTIVAEYLMSKGYQLFRYRPFVKELIPIDSIHELRGNLNIVALPKA, encoded by the coding sequence ATGACCCCATCTTCATCAACTCCTGCCATTGAGCCGTATTGGCAATACGTGCATGACAATTGCCCTGAATTAACGATTCACTCCATTATTAATCTCGCGACCGACCTGGAGTCGGTCAGTTGGGATGAACCCACCACCGCGATCGAACTGAACAATCTTGCCGTTTTAGCGTTAATTGAAGCGGAGCAAAGTGATAGCCCGGAGTTACGCGCTATTAACCTGGAGATGGCTATCGATGCGCTGCAAAGGGGGGTAGCTCTAAATCAACATCCCCTCTGTGCGGCTCATCTGGCGATCGCTCAGTGTATGTTAGGCGATCGCGAGGCAGCGGCTCACAGTGCCTATTCTCAGTTGATTTCAACGCTGCAACCCCTGTTTAACTCAGTGGATCGACTGCCATTGGGGTTGGTATATTTGCCGTTGCAGTGGCGCAATCTGGCGATCGCCCGCCAGGAGCAATTCCATCAACTGTTGCATGTTGAAGATGGCTACAATCAGGCAATTTTGCTGTTTATTGAAGTGTTGTGTCAGGCGCAAGTTGTGTTTTACAACACTGTTGGCTTGCGATTTCTGCAACTTGCCAGTCAACTCTCTCCGCAAACCGCCTACGTCAATTTCAAACTGGGGCTAGCCAGTCTGATTCAACAACAATGGGAAGGCTTGTTATATCTGCAACGAGCCCGCAAGCTTGCCTTTGATCATCCGGCTGTGTTGCAAGCAATGTATCTCGCCTATCGGGAGCCAGAGCATCCCAAAGCGGGAGAATATTGGCTCAACCTTGCTCGTAACCATGCCCAACGCCATCCAGAAGCCAACGTATGGAAATGGGCACAACTTCCAGCGGAAAGCCCCATGACCTATGTGCCCTTTGAACAGATGGCACTAGCGGTGGAACCGAATCTCCGCAGTATTGTCACCAGTGTGTTGCTGGCTGAAGGAGACTGGTTTGAAGCGGAGATGGAGTTTTGGCGAGAGCAGATTGAACCCGGCATGACCGTGATTGATGTGGGGGCAAACGTAGGGGTCTATACCTTCAGTGCGGCTCAGCGAGTGGGGGCAACGGGGCGAGTGTTGGCGGTAGAACCCTTCTCTGGATGTGTGCGCTGTTTGCAGGAAACCTGTAAAACGAACGACTTGCCCTGGGTGACCGTGTGTGCCGGAGCCGCCAGCGATCGCAACACTACCCTGCGCCTCTCTCTCCGCTCTGCCAGTGAACTCAATCGCGTTGTCACCGCAGATGAGGAGCTGGAAACCAGCGAGTTTGAAGAGATTCCCTGCTTTACCCTGGATCACCTGATTGAGCGGGAAAATCTGAGTCGAGTCGATTGGCTCAAGATTGATGCCGAAGGACATGAGTTGCAGGTGCTACAAGGGAGCGATCGCCTCCTCACAGACTTTGCTCCCAAAATCCTTTACGAGAACGTGGCGGGCTTAAGCGCAGAAGATGAAGATGCCAGCAACACCATCGTCGCTGAATATCTCATGTCTAAGGGGTATCAACTCTTCCGTTATCGTCCCTTTGTCAAAGAATTAATTCCAATTGACTCGATTCACGAATTGCGGGGCAACCTCAATATAGTAGCTCTACCCAAAGCCTAA
- a CDS encoding carbonic anhydrase — MKDLIQGLREFRDSYFCSNFELFEQLAHGQTPKVLFITCSDSRVDPNLITQAQPGDLFVVRNAGNIIPPYGAANGGEGAAIEYAINALGIEQVIVCGHSHCGAMKGLLKLESLEASMPLVHNWLKHAEATRRLVKDHYSSYEGEELIEVAIAENVLTQLENLKTYPIVHSRIYQGKLRLYGWIYNIEMGEVLEYNVDQHAFVPIQHTATPAEMSIKLPPIQINKSPVTCPIPEPDAFPLTWLSPEQEERIYRGSAASNGSRR; from the coding sequence ATGAAAGACCTGATTCAAGGGCTACGAGAATTTCGGGATAGTTATTTCTGTAGCAACTTCGAGCTATTTGAGCAACTGGCTCATGGGCAAACCCCCAAAGTCTTGTTTATTACCTGTTCTGATTCGCGGGTCGATCCAAATCTCATCACTCAGGCACAACCCGGCGATCTGTTTGTGGTTCGTAACGCAGGTAATATCATCCCCCCCTATGGTGCAGCTAACGGGGGTGAAGGGGCAGCGATCGAGTACGCCATCAACGCTTTAGGGATTGAGCAGGTCATTGTTTGTGGTCACTCTCACTGCGGCGCAATGAAAGGGCTGTTAAAGCTGGAATCCCTGGAGGCCAGTATGCCCCTGGTGCATAACTGGCTCAAACATGCAGAAGCCACTCGACGGTTAGTTAAAGACCATTACAGCAGCTATGAAGGGGAAGAGCTGATCGAAGTGGCGATCGCTGAAAATGTCCTGACCCAACTCGAAAACCTCAAAACCTACCCCATCGTTCACTCCCGTATCTACCAGGGCAAACTTCGGCTCTACGGGTGGATCTACAACATTGAAATGGGTGAAGTGCTGGAATACAACGTTGACCAACATGCGTTTGTCCCCATTCAACACACGGCTACTCCAGCCGAAATGTCGATCAAGCTTCCTCCCATTCAGATCAACAAGTCGCCTGTCACCTGCCCCATTCCAGAACCCGATGCGTTTCCGTTGACCTGGCTTTCCCCAGAGCAAGAGGAACGGATCTATCGAGGCTCGGCTGCAAGTAACGGGTCGAGAAGATAG
- a CDS encoding response regulator, which translates to MIRILLVDDQAIIREALKVLLEQQQDFEIVGTANDGQGAIAQVEALKPDVLLIDILMPGMDGITATQIIYDRFPDVKVIVLSGHDDERYLSQALRSGAKGYLLKNTAAEDLANTIRSVYRGHTQLGPGLVEKIIARVPDSASSAATTPSTPQSAIAESDLLLLLDSFDVEALTEFVNYAAQQNIENDALGYVGRLLKENPTNLSALYLTGTFLGGIQGRQKTALQYLKFGFKEGIRQKLGREGLLLFYRQGLQLEPETAFSWLTQPGSPWNSEDGWVFLFSEATERFGKNSAPYRSLLVLRRIRALYTMARVCTSLNSKLLTLQQGFERLDRAVQR; encoded by the coding sequence ATGATTCGGATTTTATTGGTCGATGACCAGGCTATTATTCGCGAAGCTCTCAAGGTGTTGCTGGAACAACAGCAAGACTTTGAGATCGTAGGAACTGCCAATGACGGACAGGGGGCGATCGCTCAAGTTGAGGCACTCAAGCCTGATGTGTTGCTGATCGACATCCTCATGCCAGGAATGGATGGCATCACAGCGACCCAAATCATTTACGACCGATTTCCAGATGTCAAAGTCATCGTGCTCAGTGGGCATGACGATGAACGCTATTTGTCTCAAGCGTTGCGGTCGGGGGCAAAAGGGTATTTGCTGAAAAATACCGCTGCCGAAGATTTAGCCAACACAATTCGATCGGTCTATCGCGGACATACCCAACTCGGGCCTGGACTGGTCGAAAAAATTATTGCTCGTGTGCCCGATTCCGCTTCCAGTGCTGCGACAACCCCTTCTACGCCGCAATCGGCGATCGCAGAATCGGACTTATTGCTGTTGTTAGACAGCTTTGATGTAGAAGCATTAACCGAATTTGTCAATTATGCCGCTCAGCAAAATATTGAGAATGATGCTCTCGGTTATGTAGGGCGATTGCTCAAAGAGAACCCTACCAATTTGTCAGCTTTGTATTTGACCGGAACATTTTTGGGTGGCATTCAGGGACGACAGAAGACGGCTTTGCAATATCTCAAATTTGGTTTTAAGGAAGGAATTCGCCAGAAATTAGGACGGGAAGGTCTGCTGTTGTTTTATCGGCAGGGATTGCAGTTAGAACCAGAAACCGCATTTTCGTGGCTGACACAACCTGGAAGCCCCTGGAATAGTGAGGATGGCTGGGTGTTTCTCTTTAGCGAGGCGACAGAGCGGTTTGGTAAAAACTCCGCCCCCTACCGCTCTCTCCTGGTGCTGCGTCGCATCAGAGCACTGTACACCATGGCTAGGGTTTGTACCTCCCTGAATTCCAAATTGCTAACGCTACAACAAGGTTTTGAACGGTTGGATAGGGCAGTACAACGGTGA